gtatatgcaactgagggcttttgcgaggcaacaggtgagggaattcccgcagctcccgacacaagaggtgcaggacagagtgatctcaaagacatgggtgggggatggtaaggtgtcagatatatatagggaaatgagggacgaaggggagactatggtagatgaactaaaagggaaatgggaagaagagctgggggaggagatcgaggaggggctgtgggcagatgccctaagcagggtaaactcgtcgtcctcgtgtgccaggctaagcctgattcagtttaaggtattacacagggcgcatatgactggagcacggctcagtaaattttttggggtggaggataggtgtgcgaggtgctcgagaagcccagcgaatcatacccatatgttttggtcatgcccggcactacagggattttggatgggggtgacaaaggtgctttcaaaagtagtaggggtccgggtcgaaccaagctgggggttggctatatttggggttgcacaagagccgggagtgcaggaggcgagagaggccgatgttttggcctttgcgtccctagtagcccagcgtaggatattgctaatgtggaaagaagccaagcccccgggggtggagacctggataaatgacatggcagggtttataaagctagagcggattaagttcgtcctaagggggtcgactcaagggttcaccaggcggtggcaaccgttcgtcgaatacctcgcagaaagatagatggaatggaaaaaagaaggcagcagcagcagcccaggatctggggggggggggggggaggaggaaccagaaggactctcagggttgttaatatatactgtataatatgtataggtcgttgctacagataattatatattggactgttaaattatatttttggagagtgttacttgtgataaggcagttgccaattagggttagttttcatttttgttatttattatttattcattttctgtttataaaataggtcattgttatttgtgttgttataatattgtgtaaaggatgcacaatgtactgtgttggttgaccaaaaattttcaataaaatattttttaaaaaaaagaactttcCTGAGCTGAGAACGGAGTAGATTGAGCTGTCAGGCTGCAGTGAACCTTGAAGAACCGCTGCCTAGGATCTTTCCTCTTCATTCACTGACTCCCAGCTGAAGTTGTTTCTGCAGTAAAATTGTGTCTTTGGTTCAAAATCTAAAGCTTTAAAGCAGCTGTAAAAGTGAAAGAAATTTCTGGTGTTCTTTTAGAACCTTTCAcaccctcagaacatcccaaagtgatTCTCAGTCAATGATGGATTTTGGAAGGAATGAGGAGTATAAACTGAGTGCAGAATCAGAATGATCTGAGACTGGATATACACAAATCTCAGAATCCATCTTTATAGGATCCTCGGTTTATTACTGTAGACGTAGAGCACAAAAGCAAGGCAGTTCTGAATCTTTATAAATCATCGATTAAGCCTGAGCTCAATTCGGAGCAtcacacttcaggaaagatgtcaaggccttggagaggatgCAGGGAACAATTACCAGAATAGCATTAGGGATGAGGGGTttcagttagaccataagacctaggagcggaagtaaggccattcggcccatcgagtccacgccaccattcaatcatggctgatttcaactccatttacccgctctctctccatagcccttaattcctcgagaaatcaagaattgatcaacttctgtcttaaagacactcaacgtcccggcctccaccgccctctgtggcaatgaattccacagacccaccactctggctgaagaaatttctcctcatctctgttctaaagtgactcccttttattctaaggctgtgcccccgggtcctagtctcccctgctaatggaaacaacttccctacgtccaccctatctaagccattcattatcttgtaagtttctattagatctcccctcaacctcctaaacgccaatgaatataatcccaggatcctcagacgttcatcgtatgttaggcctaccattcctgggatcatccgtgtgaatctccgctggacccgctccagtgccagtatgtccttcctgaggtgtggggcccaaaattgctcacagtattctaaatggggcctaactaatgctttataaagcttcagaagtacatccctgcttttatattccaagcctcttgagataaatgacaacattgcatttgctttcttaattacggactcaacctgcaagtttacctttagagaatcctggactaggactcccaagtccttttgcactgcagcattatgaattttgtcaccgtttagaaaatagcccatgcctctattcttttttccaaagtgcaagaccttgcacttgcccacgttgaatttcatcagccatttcttggaccactctcctaaactgtctaaatctttctgcagcctccccacctcctccatactacctgcccctccacctatctttgtatcatcggcaaacttagccagaatgcccccagttctgtggagactggagaagctgggattgttctccccaggGCAGAGAAGGGGTGATTAAATAGAGATGTAGAAATGTGCTTTTGAGTTTTCATTGACatcgggagaaattgttcccatcgGCAGGgtggctggtgtgtcaacaggttgagtgaatcccttcccacgctCCGTGCAGGCAAGTGGTTTCGCTCCAGCGTGAGAGAGTTGTTATTTCATCAGATCTTTACAGTATTTTTAAAACTCTTCACACAGTGAGAACAACAAAAAGGTTTCTTATCGGAGTGAATAACCTGATGGGCAGTGAGGCTGGACACAGAATCCTTTCTCACATATGGAGCAGATGAACAGCAACCCCTGATGTGAACTAGGCGGGCTGTCGGGATTGAACCACTTACTTACAAACAAGATCGAATGTGACAATAAAAGTTCAGGCGTGAAGCATTTTTATTAAGAGAAAGGCAGGACAAACTTATGGACTAACGGTAAAGTCCAGGCAGTGATTTACAGAACAAGGTGAGCTCTATACTTCtggacagtgggcagcacggtggcgcagtgggttagccctgctgcctcacggcactgaggtcccaggttcgatcccggctctgggtcactgtccgtgtggagtttgcacattctccccgtgtctgcgtgggtttcgcccccacaatccaaagatgtgcagggtaggtggattgaccatgctaaatctaaattaccccttaattggaaaaaatgaattgggtactctaaatttaaaaaaaacttctggAACAGTTCAACCCACTTCTTTCCGCGGAGCGTCCAGTTTGCTTGTGAGTTTCCTGGTTTCTTTCTTTATCTTATTTCCTTTGCCACACCAAACCCCTTGAGAGGGCAGTTCTTCTGCTGGAAACCCTGcactactgtagggattctatggaaccccCCCTCCAACTGATTCCCCCCCAATTAGAACTGTCCGTTGGCATTTCTCGACACAGTCATGCAGCTCTTATCCAATCACAGACGTGTTCATCTGAATAGCATTCGCCGGATCCTGAGGACGAGATATGAGAAGGATCTGAGTAATTCCTCCTCTCAGATGGCCGTTAGTTCGGCAATTCCTGTGCACAGAGAGCAGTGGGGGAACGGGTTATTGAACAGAAGCGGAGTTAGACAGGATTTTTGATCTTtaaaggagtcaagggttatgtGAAAAGTGGAATTAAAGCCACAAAAAaggtcagccaagatcttattgaatggtggagccggtttgatgggccaaatggtctactcctagtTATGATGTCCTTTTGTTTCTAGTATCTGAGTGAAGCGAACTGCGAACCTTATCGGTGAACATGGAGAAGTtgggtggtcagcagtttagtgggaataggCGCAAGGGAAAGGTTGGGTGTCATGGATAAGATGGGCTCTGAGAGAGCAGAAGTGTAGATAAGGAAAACATAGAGAAAGAAGCCCCATCAGCTCCTCATGTTGGAGTTCAAtatggaggagacgggagaggaagaGCCCTTCAAATGGATCTTAATTGTGTTCAAGATGTTAAACGATCCAACACATTTTTTTTGACAGAAAGCTGATTTATTTAACTTTTAACCATAATCTTAACACTCATAACAGCAATTGAATTAACATCAGCGGAAACAGACCTAAATGAACATGTTCAGCCCTGGGATGTGAATAACAGCAGAACTCAATCACCGTGGTTACTtagaataatctttgttagtgtcacaagtgggcttaaatcaacactgcaatgaagttactgtgaaaatcccccagtcgccacattccggcgcctgttcgggtcacagagggagaattcagaatgtccaatccacctaacagctcgtctttcgggacttgtgggaggaaaccggagcacccggaggaaacccacgcagacacggggagaacggacagtgacacaagccgggaatcgaacctgggaccctgacgctgtgactcaacagtgctaaccactgtgctaccgtggcgcccaAGTGAACAAGgtggtgactcagcaggttggatgatcagGTCAATTTCTTCCCATGTTTTGAGCaattgaatggcctctccccagtgtgaactcgctggtggatcaGCAAGTGGGATAAATAAGCGAATCCCATCTTGCACTCGGCGCGGATAGgttgtctctccccagtgtgactgcagtGATGTGGAGTGGGTTAGATGATAgcttgaacccagtcccgcagtgagagcagctaTATTGTCTctagtcagtgtgaacacgttgatgggacacgagttccccagaacttttatagcacttcccacagtctgggcatttaaaagatctctcgtcagtgtgaactcgccggtgtctcTGCATGTTGGATGAGtgggcaaatcccttcccacatgtggagcaaacaaacggcctctctccagtgtgaattcgccggtgtgtcagcaggtgggataaacaagtgaagcccttcccacattcggtgcaggtgaatggcctctccccagtgtgactgcgctggtgtGTCTGCAATTGGGGTGAAgtggcaaatcccttcccacacgtggagcaaatgaatggcctctccccagtgtgagtgcgtcggTGTACCAACAGGTGGGATGtctgagtgaatcccttaccacactcagagcaggtgaacggcctctccccagtgtgaacccgctggtgtgttcgCAGGTAGAATGAGgtagtgaagcccttcccacattcggagcaggtgaatggcctctccccagtgtgactgtgctgatgtacagtgaggtcagatgatcgcctgaacccagtcccacagtcagagcacctgaacggtctctcatcagtgtgaacacgttgatgggacattagttccccagaacttttatagcacttctcacagtctgggcatttaaaaggtctctcatcagagtgaactcgctggtgtgtcagcaggttggaggagtgagaaaatcccttcccacacacagagcaggtgaacggtctctccccggtgtgaactcgctggtgtctcagcagagaaGATGATTGCCTGAacctagtcccacagtgagagcacccgaatggtctctcatcagtgtgaacatgctGATGGGACATCAACTCCTGGGAACTTTTAAAGCATTTCCGGCAATCTGAGCATTTAAAaggcctctcatcagtgtgaactcgctggtgtcttagcAGGTTGGAGGAGTgagcaaatctcttcccacacttggagcaggtgaacggcctctctccggtgtgaacccgctggtgtttagtgaggtcagatgattgtttgaacccagtcccacagtgagagcagttgAACGGTCTCTCGACAGTGTGAACAAGTCGATGGGATATCAGTTCCTGGGAACTTTTATAGAACTTcccgcagtctgggcatttaaaaggtctctcatcagtgtgaactcgctggtgtctcagcaggttggatgagcgagcaaatccctt
This portion of the Scyliorhinus torazame isolate Kashiwa2021f chromosome 5, sScyTor2.1, whole genome shotgun sequence genome encodes:
- the LOC140419773 gene encoding uncharacterized protein encodes the protein MEGKNTVNNGGKPYKCSVCGQVFSRSADCSVLKCSNNGEKLWEYGKGFNYPFKSVNVDSHTEEKLFTYPVCRKGFNTSANLLKHQHSLTAEKLFTCSVCRKGFARSSNLLRHQRVHTDERPFKCPDCGKFYKSSQELISHRLVHTVERPFNCSHCGTGFKQSSDLTKHQRVHTGERPFTCSKCGKRFAHSSNLLRHQRVHTDERPFKCSDCRKCFKSSQELMSHQHVHTDERPFGCSHCGTRFRQSSSLLRHQRVHTGERPFTCSVCGKGFSHSSNLLTHQRVHSDERPFKCPDCEKCYKSSGELMSHQRVHTDERPFRCSDCGTGFRRSSDLTVHQHSHTGERPFTCSECGKGFTTSFYLRTHQRVHTGERPFTCSECGKGFTQTSHLLVHRRTHTGERPFICSTCGKGFATSPQLQTHQRSHTGERPFTCTECGKGFTCLSHLLTHRRIHTGERPFVCSTCGKGFAHSSNMQRHRRVHTDERSFKCPDCGKCYKSSGELVSHQRVHTD